One Triticum dicoccoides isolate Atlit2015 ecotype Zavitan chromosome 4B, WEW_v2.0, whole genome shotgun sequence genomic window carries:
- the LOC119296226 gene encoding vacuolar-sorting receptor 1-like gives MMGPAWWAVLVLLAMADAVAGRFVVEKNSVQVTSPESLKGKYECAIGNFGLPQYGGTLQGWVVYPKDNRQACKEFDVSFKGHKSGARPNFVLIDRGECFFTTKAWNAQLAGAAAILVVDSKDEPLITMDNPEDTGTKHLENITIPSVLITKKLGEDLKKSAENGDMVSVLLDWRESLPHPDERVEYEFWTNSNDECGPKCDMQMDFVKSFRGTAQVLEQKGYTQFTPHYITWYCPEAFTVSKQCKSQCINHGRYCAPDPEQDFSKGYDGKDVVVQNLHQVCVFKVANDTGKPWLWWDYVHDFAIRCPMKEKKYTHECASHVIKSLGLDMDKINKCVGDPEADEENPILKAEQDAQIGHGKRGDVTILPTLVVNNRQYRGKLDKGAVLKAICSGFEETTEPAICLSEDVQTNECLENHGGCWVDKANNVTACKDTFRGRVCECPIVKGVKFVGDGYTNCEASGVGRCEINNGGCWKETKNGKTISACSHEESEGCKCPQGFKGDGVKSCEDIDECKAKSACQCNGCSCENTWGSYECSCGGNNMLYMREQDTCISKQAASSVGWSFMWVIFFGLVFAGVGAYAVYKYRLRSYMDSEIRAIMAQYMPLDSQEGANQQQHVAHAGDI, from the exons ATGATGGGTCCTGCGTGGTGGGCTGTGCTGGTGCTGCTGGCCATGGCGGACGCCGTGGCGGGGAGGTTCGTGGTGGAGAAGAACAGCGTGCAGGTGACCTCGCCCGAGAGTCTCAAGGGCAAGTACGAGTGCGCCATCGGCAACTTCGGCCTGCCGCAGTACGGGGGCACCTTGCAAGGCTGGGTCGTCTACCCCAAGGACAACAGGCAGGCCTGCAAGGAGTTCGACGTCTCCTTCAAGGGCCACAAGTCGGGAGCCCGCCCCAACTTCGTCCTCATCGACCGCGGAG AATGCTTTTTcacaacaaaggcatggaatgcacAACTTGCTGGAGCTGCAGCAATTCTCGTTGTGGATAGCAAGGACGAGCCTTTGATCACAATGGACAACCCAGAAGATACTGGCACGAAGCACTTAGAAAATATCACTATTCCATCAGTGCTGATAACAAAGAAACTGGGCGAGGACCTTAAGAAATCTGCTGAAAATGGTGACATGGTTAGTGTCCTCCTGGATTGGAGGGAATCCCTTCCCCATCCCGATGAGCGTGTAGAGTATGAATTCTGGACAAACAGTAATGATGAATGTGGTCCTAAATGTGATATGCAAATGGATTTTGTGAAGAGCTTCAGAGGAACCGCACAAGTTCTTGAGCAGAAGGGTTACACACAGTTCACTCCTCATTATATTACATGGTATTGCCCGGAAGCTTTTACCGTGAGCAAGCAATGCAAATCCCAGTGCATAAATCATGGGAGATATTGTGCACCGGACCCAGAGCAGGATTTCAGCAAAGGATATGATGGAAAGGATGTCGTGGTCCAGAATTTACACCAAGTCTGTGTATTCAAGGTTGCCAATGACACTGGCAAGCCATGGTTGTGGTGGGATTATGTACATGACTTTGCCATTAGATGCCCAATGAAGGAGAAGAAATACACACATGAATGTGCAAGTCATGTTATTAAGTCACTTG GTTTGGACATGGACAAGATAAACAAGTGTGTTGGAGATCCTGAAGCTGATGAGGAAAACCCAATTCTAAAGGCGGAACAAGATGCCCAA ATTGGTCATGGTAAACGAGGAGATGTCACGATACTGCCAACCCTTGTCGTCAATAACAGGCAATACCGAG GTAAGTTGGACAAAGGTGCTGTTCTAAAAGCAATCTGTTCAGGATTTGAGGAGACAACTGAGCCCGCTATTTGTTTGAGTGAAG ATGTTCAAACAAATGAGTGTTTGGAGAACCATGGAGGTTGCTGGGTCGACAAGGCTAATAACGTCACTGCATGCAAG GATACCTTCCGTGGGCGTGTTTGTGAGTGCCCTATTGTCAAAGGTGTAAAATTCGTGGGGGATGGATATACCAACTGTGAAG CTTCCGGTGTTGGTAGGTGTGAGATCAACAATGGAGGATGCTGGAAAGAAACTAAGAATGGGAAGACAATATCTGCCTGCTCG CATGAAGAATCTGAAGGTTGCAAATGTCCACAAGGTTTCAAGGGCGATGGTGTAAAAAGCTGTGAAG ATATTGATGAATGCAAAGCGAAATCTGCCTGTCAGTGCAATGGCTGCAGTTGCGAGAATACATGGGGAAGCTATGAATGCAGCTGTGGTGGTAACAACATGTTATACATGAGAGAGCAAGACACGTGCATCA GCAAACAAGCTGCCTCCTCAGTCGGCTGGAGCTTCATGTGGGTTATTTTCTTCGGACTTGTATTTGCCGGGGTCGGAGCATATGCAGTGTACAAATACAGGCTACGG AGTTACATGGATTCGGAGATCCGCGCCATCATGGCTCAGTACATGCCTTTGGACAGCCAAGAAGGCGCAAACCAGCAACAGCATGTCGCGCATGCTGGTGATATCTGA